From Streptomyces cyaneogriseus subsp. noncyanogenus, the proteins below share one genomic window:
- a CDS encoding cellulose binding domain-containing protein — MRRTRTFTAVLALAAGLLTGAPAALAAGPPEPAAAAVSADTYTWKNARIDGGGFVPGIVFNRTEKNLAYARTDIGGAYRWQQSTKTWTPLLDHVGWDDWGHTGVVSLASDPVDPDNVYVAAGTYTNSWDPGNGAVLRSADRGATWRKTDLPFKLGGNMPGRGMGERLAVDPNKNSVLYLGAPSGKGLWRSTDSGVTWSQVTAFPNPGNYAQDPSDTSGYGSDNQGIVWVTFDESSGTAGGATKTVYVGVADKENAVYRSTDAGATWQRLPGQPTGYLAHKGVLDAQNGYLYLAYSDTGGPYDGGKGRLWRYATATGAWTDISPVAEADTYFGFSGLTVDRQKPGTVMATAYSSWWPDTQIFRSTDSGATWTKAWDYSSYPTRENRYTMDVSSSPWLTWGANPSPPEQSPKLGWMTESLEIDPFDSDRMMYGTGATIYGTENLTNWDSGAKFAVKPMVQGLEETAVNDLASPPSGAPLLSALGDVGGFRHTDLTKVPSMMFTQPNFTSTTSLDFAETKPDTVVRVGNLDSGPHIAFSTDNGANWFGGTDPAGVSGGGTVAAASDGSRFVWSPQGAGVHHTTGFGTSWTASTGIPAGAIVESDRVDPKTFYGFKSGKFYVSTDGGATFAASAATGLPAGDSVRFKALPGAKGDIWLAGGAPDGAYGLWHSTDGGATFTKLPGVEQADTVGFGKAAPGASYQTLFTSAKIGGVRGIFRSTDKGATWTRINDDAHQWGWTGAAITGDPRVYGRVYVATNGRGVIYGDTAGTGDGGTGPTPTPTGGCAVTYKVTNQWSGGFQAEVRLDNTGTSAWNGWSLKWTFADGQKITQAWNAEHTQSGSAVTAKNVGWNAAVAAGSSVSFGFTGSWSGTNTKPTAFQLGERTCTVS, encoded by the coding sequence GTGCGAAGAACCCGCACGTTCACGGCCGTGCTGGCGCTGGCGGCCGGTCTGCTCACCGGCGCCCCCGCCGCACTGGCCGCCGGCCCGCCCGAGCCGGCGGCCGCCGCCGTGTCCGCCGACACCTACACCTGGAAGAACGCCCGGATCGACGGCGGCGGCTTCGTACCGGGCATCGTCTTCAACCGCACCGAGAAGAACCTGGCCTACGCCCGCACCGACATCGGCGGCGCCTACCGCTGGCAGCAGTCGACGAAGACCTGGACGCCGCTGCTGGACCACGTCGGCTGGGACGACTGGGGGCACACCGGCGTGGTGAGCCTCGCCTCCGACCCGGTCGACCCGGACAACGTGTACGTGGCCGCCGGGACCTACACCAACAGCTGGGACCCGGGCAACGGAGCCGTCCTGCGCTCGGCCGACCGGGGCGCGACCTGGCGCAAGACCGACCTGCCGTTCAAGCTGGGCGGCAACATGCCCGGCCGAGGCATGGGCGAGCGCCTGGCCGTGGACCCGAACAAGAACAGCGTGCTGTACCTGGGCGCGCCCAGCGGCAAGGGCCTGTGGCGGTCGACGGACTCGGGCGTCACCTGGTCGCAGGTGACGGCCTTCCCCAACCCCGGGAACTACGCGCAGGATCCCAGCGACACTAGTGGCTACGGCTCCGACAACCAGGGCATCGTCTGGGTCACCTTCGACGAGTCGTCCGGCACCGCGGGCGGCGCGACGAAGACGGTCTACGTCGGGGTCGCCGACAAGGAGAACGCGGTCTACCGCTCGACGGACGCGGGCGCGACCTGGCAGCGGCTGCCCGGCCAGCCGACCGGCTACCTGGCCCACAAGGGCGTCCTGGACGCGCAGAACGGATACCTGTACCTCGCCTACAGCGACACGGGCGGTCCGTACGACGGCGGCAAGGGCCGGCTGTGGCGGTACGCGACGGCGACCGGCGCCTGGACGGACATCAGCCCGGTCGCGGAGGCCGACACCTACTTCGGCTTCAGCGGACTGACCGTGGACCGGCAGAAGCCGGGCACGGTGATGGCGACCGCGTACAGCTCCTGGTGGCCGGACACCCAGATCTTCCGCTCCACGGACAGCGGCGCGACCTGGACCAAGGCGTGGGACTACTCCTCGTACCCCACCCGCGAGAACCGCTACACGATGGACGTGTCGTCCTCGCCGTGGCTGACCTGGGGCGCCAACCCGTCGCCGCCCGAACAGAGCCCGAAGCTCGGCTGGATGACGGAGTCGCTGGAGATCGACCCCTTCGACTCCGACCGGATGATGTACGGCACGGGCGCGACGATCTACGGCACCGAGAACCTGACGAACTGGGACAGCGGAGCGAAGTTCGCCGTCAAGCCGATGGTGCAGGGCCTGGAGGAGACCGCGGTCAACGACCTCGCCTCTCCCCCGTCGGGCGCCCCGCTGCTCAGCGCGCTCGGCGATGTCGGCGGGTTCCGGCACACGGATTTGACCAAGGTGCCGTCCATGATGTTCACCCAGCCCAACTTCACCTCCACCACCAGCCTGGACTTCGCCGAGACCAAGCCGGACACGGTCGTCCGTGTCGGCAACCTGGACTCCGGTCCGCACATCGCCTTCTCCACGGACAACGGCGCCAACTGGTTCGGCGGGACGGACCCCGCCGGGGTCAGCGGCGGCGGCACGGTGGCCGCGGCGTCGGACGGCAGCCGGTTCGTGTGGAGCCCGCAGGGCGCCGGCGTGCACCACACCACGGGCTTCGGCACCTCGTGGACGGCCTCCACCGGCATCCCGGCGGGCGCGATCGTGGAGTCGGACCGGGTCGACCCGAAGACGTTCTACGGTTTCAAGTCCGGCAAGTTCTACGTCAGCACCGACGGCGGCGCCACCTTCGCCGCCTCCGCCGCGACCGGCCTGCCCGCCGGCGACAGCGTCCGCTTCAAGGCGCTGCCGGGCGCGAAGGGCGACATCTGGCTGGCGGGCGGCGCTCCCGACGGCGCGTACGGCCTGTGGCACTCCACCGACGGCGGCGCGACCTTCACCAAGCTGCCGGGCGTCGAGCAGGCCGACACCGTGGGCTTCGGCAAGGCGGCGCCGGGCGCCTCGTACCAGACGCTCTTCACCAGCGCCAAGATCGGCGGCGTGCGCGGCATCTTCCGCTCCACGGACAAGGGCGCGACCTGGACCCGCATCAACGACGACGCCCACCAGTGGGGCTGGACCGGCGCGGCGATCACCGGTGATCCGCGCGTGTACGGGCGGGTGTACGTGGCGACCAACGGCCGGGGCGTGATCTACGGCGACACGGCCGGCACCGGGGACGGCGGCACCGGCCCGACGCCGACGCCCACCGGCGGCTGCGCGGTGACGTACAAGGTCACCAACCAGTGGTCGGGCGGCTTCCAGGCGGAGGTCCGGCTCGACAACACGGGCACGAGCGCCTGGAACGGCTGGTCGCTGAAGTGGACCTTCGCGGACGGCCAGAAGATCACCCAGGCGTGGAACGCCGAGCACACCCAGTCGGGTTCCGCCGTGACGGCGAAGAACGTCGGCTGGAACGCCGCGGTGGCGGCCGGCTCGTCCGTGAGCTTCGGCTTCACGGGAAGCTGGTCGGGGACGAACACCAAGCCGACCGCCTTCCAGCTCGGTGAGCGCACCTGCACGGTGTCCTGA
- a CDS encoding glycoside hydrolase family 48 protein: MHPGRRRRRRAARRLWTAALAALALPLTLAGTGTTPAHAAAVQCSVDYKTNDWGSGFTADLTITNRGTEALDGWTLTYAYAGNQKLSNGWNGIWSQSGSNVTVKNASYNARIAAGAAVSTGAQFTYSGTNTAPTGFTVNGTACVGAHQPPITVLTSPAAGAVYTQGEAVALAATAAAADNATISKVEFYDDTRLLGTDTSAPYALSVTDLAAGSHSLLAKAYDSMGASAESTPVGITVASGPTVVATPPQLGVQQGKSGTFEVKLSKQPTANVTVTTTRASGNTGLSVSGGASLTFTPQNWNTAQKVTVSADSSGTGSAVFESTAPGHGKAAVTVTQLGATKEYDARFLELYGKITNPANGYFSPEGIPYHSVETLIVEAPDHGHETTSEAYSYLLWLQAMYGKVTGDWTKFNGAWEIMEKYMIPTHADQATNSSYNASKPATYAPEYDTPNEYPSRLDGGVSVGPDPIAGELKSAYGTDDVYGMHWIQDVDNVYGYGNSPGKCEAGPADTGPSYINTFQRGPQESVWETVPQPTCDAFKYGGKNGYLDLFTGDASYAKQWKFTNAPDADARAVQAAYWADIWAKQQGKGSQVSGTVAKAAKMGDYLRYAMFDKYFKKIGNCVGPTSCPAGTGKDASHYLLSWYYAWGGAVDTSAGWAWRIGSSHAHGGYQNPLAAYALSSYDALKPKSATGASDWAKSMTRQLEFYRWLQSEEGAIAGGATNSWAGRYATPPAGKSTFYGMYYDEKPVYHDPPSNQWFGFQAWSMERVAELYQQTGNAQAKAVLDKWVDWALAHTTINPDGTFRIPSTLQWSGQPDTWNASSPGANSGLHVTVADYTNDVGVAAAYAKTLTYYADRSGDTEAARIAKALLDGMWVNHQDALGIAVPETRADYNRFDDPVYVPSGWTGTMPNGDAINSSSTFESIRSFYEDDPAWSKIESYLAGGAAPTFTYHRFWAQADIALAMGSYAELLE, from the coding sequence ATGCATCCCGGACGCAGACGCAGACGCCGCGCCGCGCGGCGGCTGTGGACGGCCGCCCTGGCGGCCTTGGCGCTCCCGCTCACCCTGGCGGGAACGGGCACGACTCCGGCCCACGCAGCGGCGGTCCAGTGCAGCGTGGACTACAAGACCAACGACTGGGGCTCCGGCTTCACCGCGGACCTGACGATCACCAACCGCGGTACGGAGGCCCTCGACGGCTGGACGCTGACGTACGCCTACGCGGGCAACCAGAAGCTCTCCAACGGCTGGAACGGCATCTGGTCCCAGTCCGGTTCGAACGTCACGGTCAAGAACGCCTCCTACAACGCGCGGATCGCGGCGGGCGCCGCCGTCTCCACCGGCGCGCAGTTCACCTACAGCGGCACCAACACCGCGCCGACCGGCTTCACGGTCAACGGCACCGCCTGCGTCGGCGCGCACCAGCCGCCGATCACCGTGCTGACCAGCCCCGCCGCGGGCGCGGTCTACACGCAGGGCGAGGCGGTCGCGCTGGCGGCCACCGCCGCGGCGGCCGACAACGCGACGATCAGCAAGGTCGAGTTCTACGACGACACCAGGCTGCTGGGCACGGACACCAGCGCCCCCTACGCGCTCTCGGTCACCGACCTGGCCGCGGGCAGTCATTCGCTGCTGGCGAAGGCGTACGACAGCATGGGCGCGTCCGCCGAGTCCACCCCGGTCGGCATCACGGTCGCCTCCGGGCCCACCGTGGTCGCGACCCCGCCTCAACTCGGCGTCCAGCAGGGCAAGTCGGGCACGTTCGAGGTGAAGCTCTCCAAGCAGCCGACCGCGAACGTCACCGTGACGACGACCCGCGCCAGCGGCAACACGGGCCTGTCGGTCAGCGGGGGCGCCTCGCTCACCTTCACCCCGCAGAACTGGAACACCGCGCAGAAGGTGACGGTCTCCGCCGACTCCTCCGGCACCGGCTCGGCCGTCTTCGAGTCGACGGCGCCCGGCCACGGCAAGGCCGCGGTCACCGTGACCCAGCTCGGCGCCACCAAGGAGTACGACGCCCGCTTCCTGGAGCTCTACGGGAAGATCACCAACCCGGCCAACGGCTACTTCTCCCCCGAGGGCATCCCGTACCACTCGGTGGAGACGCTGATCGTCGAGGCGCCGGACCACGGCCACGAGACGACGTCCGAGGCGTACAGCTACCTGCTGTGGCTCCAGGCCATGTACGGCAAGGTGACCGGCGACTGGACCAAGTTCAACGGCGCCTGGGAGATCATGGAGAAGTACATGATCCCCACCCACGCCGACCAGGCGACCAACTCCTCCTACAACGCCTCCAAGCCGGCGACGTACGCCCCCGAGTACGACACGCCCAACGAGTATCCCTCCCGGCTCGACGGCGGCGTCTCGGTCGGCCCCGACCCGATCGCGGGCGAGCTGAAGAGCGCCTACGGCACGGACGACGTGTACGGCATGCACTGGATCCAGGACGTCGACAACGTCTACGGCTACGGCAACTCGCCGGGCAAGTGCGAGGCGGGTCCGGCGGACACCGGCCCGTCGTACATCAACACCTTCCAGCGCGGCCCGCAGGAGTCGGTCTGGGAGACGGTCCCGCAGCCGACCTGCGACGCCTTCAAGTACGGCGGCAAGAACGGCTATCTGGACCTGTTCACCGGTGACGCCTCCTACGCCAAGCAGTGGAAGTTCACCAACGCCCCCGACGCCGACGCCCGGGCCGTGCAGGCCGCGTACTGGGCGGACATCTGGGCCAAGCAGCAGGGCAAGGGCTCCCAGGTCTCCGGGACCGTCGCCAAGGCCGCCAAGATGGGCGACTACCTGCGCTACGCCATGTTCGACAAGTACTTCAAGAAGATCGGCAACTGCGTGGGGCCGACCTCCTGCCCGGCGGGCACCGGCAAGGACGCCTCGCACTACCTCCTCTCCTGGTACTACGCCTGGGGCGGCGCGGTGGACACCTCCGCGGGCTGGGCCTGGCGCATCGGCTCCAGCCACGCCCACGGCGGCTACCAGAACCCGCTGGCCGCCTACGCGCTCAGCTCCTACGACGCCCTGAAGCCCAAGTCGGCGACGGGCGCTTCGGACTGGGCCAAGTCCATGACCCGGCAGCTCGAGTTCTACCGCTGGCTCCAGTCCGAGGAGGGCGCCATCGCCGGCGGCGCGACCAACAGCTGGGCGGGCCGCTACGCGACCCCGCCGGCCGGGAAGTCGACGTTCTACGGCATGTACTACGACGAGAAGCCCGTGTACCACGACCCGCCGTCCAACCAGTGGTTCGGCTTCCAGGCGTGGTCCATGGAGCGCGTCGCCGAGCTGTACCAGCAGACCGGGAACGCGCAGGCCAAGGCGGTCCTGGACAAGTGGGTCGACTGGGCGCTGGCGCACACCACCATCAACCCGGACGGCACCTTCCGGATCCCGTCGACGCTCCAGTGGTCGGGCCAGCCCGACACCTGGAACGCGTCCTCGCCGGGTGCCAACAGCGGCCTGCACGTCACGGTCGCCGACTACACCAACGACGTCGGTGTGGCCGCGGCGTACGCCAAGACCCTGACGTACTACGCCGACCGCTCCGGCGACACCGAGGCGGCGCGGATCGCGAAGGCGCTGCTGGACGGCATGTGGGTCAACCACCAGGACGCGCTCGGCATCGCCGTCCCGGAGACCCGCGCCGACTACAACCGCTTCGACGACCCGGTCTACGTCCCCAGCGGCTGGACCGGCACCATGCCGAACGGTGACGCGATCAACTCCTCGTCCACCTTCGAGTCGATCCGCTCCTTCTACGAGGACGACCCGGCCTGGTCGAAGATCGAGTCCTACCTGGCGGGCGGTGCCGCGCCCACCTTCACGTACCACCGGTTCTGGGCCCAGGCCGACATCGCCCTGGCCATGGGCTCGTACGCGGAGCTCCTCGAATAA
- a CDS encoding glycoside hydrolase family 6 protein — protein sequence MNRTRTALLAALTLVAGASGTAFAALPGDSAVAAIPCTVDYKVQNQWSTGFTAAVTVTNNGAAKSAWQVKWSYAGNQKVTSAWNAKVTQSGTAVTAANEGYNGQLATGGSVSFGFQGSYSGTNAIPATFTLDGVTCNVDDGGSGGPGGPTDPPPNPSGKADNPYAGAKGYVNPEWSAKAAAEPGGTRVSNQPTGVWLDRIAAINGVNGGMGLRDHLDEALKQKGSGELYIQLVIYNLPGRDCAALASNGELGPTEIDRYKKEYIDPIAAILADPKYAGLRIVTTIEIDSLPNLVTNVTPRATATPNCDVMKANGNYQKGVGYALNKLGDIANVYNYIDAGHHGWLGWDDNFGPSADMFKTAATTEGATVADVHGFIVNTANYSALKENNFKITDTVNGTSVRQSKWVDWNRYTDELSYAQAMRDKLVSIGFDSKIGMLIDTSRNGWGGTQRPTGPGATTSVDTYVDGGRYDRRIHLGNWCNQAGAGLGERPRANPEPGIDAYVWMKPPGESDGASKEIPNNEGKGFDRMCDPTYTGNPRNNNNMSGALPDAPISGQWFSAQFRQLMQNAYPPLS from the coding sequence ATGAACCGAACCAGAACAGCGTTGCTCGCTGCCCTGACGCTCGTCGCCGGAGCCTCCGGCACGGCGTTCGCCGCCCTTCCGGGCGACTCGGCGGTGGCAGCCATCCCCTGCACGGTCGACTACAAGGTGCAGAACCAGTGGAGCACCGGCTTCACCGCCGCCGTCACCGTGACCAACAACGGGGCCGCCAAGTCCGCTTGGCAGGTCAAGTGGTCGTACGCCGGGAACCAGAAGGTCACCAGCGCCTGGAACGCCAAGGTCACCCAGAGCGGGACCGCCGTCACCGCCGCCAACGAGGGCTACAACGGCCAGCTCGCCACCGGCGGTTCGGTCAGCTTCGGCTTCCAGGGCAGCTACAGCGGCACCAACGCGATCCCCGCCACCTTCACCCTCGACGGCGTCACCTGTAACGTCGACGACGGCGGCAGCGGAGGACCCGGCGGACCCACCGACCCGCCGCCCAACCCGTCCGGCAAGGCCGACAACCCGTACGCCGGCGCCAAGGGGTACGTGAACCCCGAGTGGTCCGCGAAGGCCGCCGCCGAGCCGGGCGGCACCCGGGTCAGCAACCAGCCGACCGGTGTCTGGCTCGACCGGATCGCCGCCATCAACGGCGTCAACGGCGGCATGGGCCTGCGCGACCACCTCGACGAGGCGCTGAAGCAGAAGGGCTCCGGCGAGCTCTACATCCAGCTGGTCATCTACAACCTGCCCGGCCGTGACTGCGCGGCCCTCGCCTCCAACGGCGAACTGGGCCCGACGGAGATCGACCGGTACAAGAAGGAGTACATCGACCCGATCGCCGCGATCCTCGCCGACCCGAAGTACGCGGGCCTGCGGATCGTCACCACGATCGAGATCGACTCCCTGCCCAACCTCGTCACCAACGTCACGCCCCGGGCCACCGCCACGCCCAACTGCGACGTGATGAAGGCGAACGGCAACTACCAGAAGGGCGTCGGCTACGCCCTGAACAAGCTGGGCGACATCGCCAACGTCTACAACTACATCGACGCCGGCCACCACGGCTGGCTCGGCTGGGACGACAACTTCGGCCCCTCCGCCGACATGTTCAAGACGGCCGCCACCACCGAGGGCGCCACCGTCGCCGACGTCCACGGCTTCATCGTCAACACCGCCAACTACAGCGCCCTCAAGGAGAACAACTTCAAGATCACGGACACCGTGAACGGTACGTCCGTGCGCCAGTCCAAGTGGGTGGACTGGAACCGCTACACCGACGAGCTGTCCTACGCCCAGGCCATGCGCGACAAGCTGGTCTCGATCGGCTTCGACTCGAAGATCGGCATGCTGATCGACACCTCCCGCAACGGCTGGGGCGGCACCCAGCGGCCCACCGGCCCCGGCGCCACGACCAGCGTCGACACCTACGTCGACGGCGGCCGCTACGACCGCCGCATCCACCTCGGCAACTGGTGCAACCAGGCCGGAGCGGGTCTCGGCGAACGGCCGCGGGCCAACCCCGAGCCGGGCATCGACGCCTACGTGTGGATGAAGCCGCCGGGGGAGTCGGACGGCGCGAGCAAGGAGATCCCGAACAACGAGGGCAAGGGCTTCGACCGGATGTGCGACCCGACGTACACCGGCAACCCGCGGAACAACAACAACATGTCCGGTGCCCTCCCGGACGCCCCGATCTCCGGGCAGTGGTTCTCCGCGCAGTTCCGGCAGCTGATGCAGAACGCCTACCCGCCGCTGTCGTAA
- a CDS encoding class I SAM-dependent methyltransferase, with translation MAHDHGHSHGSHAPDGGPHPGPHSPGHHGHDHADIDWAGMAPLLEAEAEVFSPLYTEALTWLARDVRDPGLIVDAGSGPGVVSCLLADAFPGARVVAVDGAEPLLERARARAARLGAADRFGTLAGELPAVLDELEYPADLLWASRSLHHLGDQRAGLAAFGERLAPGGTLAILEGGLPARFLPRDIGMGRPGLQARLNVLEEERFAEMRASLPGTVAETEDWPELLNAAGLKHTGSRSFLLDLPAPASDPVRAYLAVFLGRLREAQGDRLDAGDRAVLDRLLDPADEASLHRRPDVFLLAAHTVHTAVRPA, from the coding sequence ATGGCCCACGATCACGGACATTCCCACGGCTCGCACGCCCCGGACGGCGGACCGCACCCCGGGCCGCACAGCCCCGGACACCACGGCCACGACCACGCCGACATCGACTGGGCCGGGATGGCGCCGCTGCTGGAGGCGGAGGCGGAGGTGTTCAGCCCCCTCTACACCGAGGCGCTGACCTGGCTGGCGCGGGACGTACGGGATCCGGGACTGATCGTCGACGCGGGCAGCGGACCGGGTGTCGTCTCCTGTCTCCTCGCGGACGCCTTCCCCGGCGCGCGGGTCGTCGCCGTCGACGGTGCCGAGCCGCTGCTGGAGCGGGCCCGCGCCCGGGCCGCCCGCCTCGGCGCGGCCGACCGCTTCGGCACCCTCGCCGGTGAGCTGCCCGCAGTGCTGGACGAGCTGGAATACCCCGCCGACCTGCTGTGGGCCAGCCGCAGCCTGCACCACCTGGGCGACCAGCGGGCCGGGCTCGCCGCCTTCGGCGAGCGTCTCGCGCCGGGCGGCACGCTGGCGATCCTGGAGGGCGGACTGCCGGCGCGGTTCCTGCCGCGGGACATCGGCATGGGGCGCCCGGGGCTCCAGGCGCGGCTGAACGTGCTGGAGGAGGAGAGGTTCGCCGAGATGCGCGCCAGTCTGCCCGGGACGGTCGCCGAGACGGAGGACTGGCCGGAGCTGCTGAACGCCGCCGGGCTGAAGCACACCGGCAGCCGCAGCTTCCTGCTGGACCTGCCCGCCCCTGCCTCCGACCCGGTCCGCGCCTACCTCGCCGTCTTCCTCGGCCGCCTGCGCGAGGCGCAGGGCGACCGTCTCGACGCCGGTGACCGCGCCGTCCTCGACCGGCTCCTCGACCCGGCCGACGAGGCGAGCCTCCACCGGCGCCCGGACGTCTTCCTGCTGGCGGCGCACACCGTGCACACCGCGGTCCGGCCCGCCTGA
- a CDS encoding aldo/keto reductase — MSSQVPPIILNNGVEMPQLGFGVWQVPDDEAETAVATALEAGYRSIDTAAIYGNEEGTGKAIAASGLPREELFVTTKLWNDDQGYDATLRAFETSLAKLGLEYVDLYLIHWPLPSQDRYVDTYKAFEKLHADGLIRAIGVSNFLPEHLDRLIAETSVVPAVNQIELHPHLQQRAVREYHAGQGIATEAWSPLGQGKGLLEVPAIVAIARKHDRTPAQVVLRWHIQLGNVVIPKSVTPSRIKENIDVFDFSLDDEDLAAISALNEDRRLGPDPATFGKD, encoded by the coding sequence GTGAGCAGCCAGGTCCCCCCGATCATCCTGAACAACGGCGTCGAGATGCCCCAGCTGGGCTTCGGCGTCTGGCAGGTGCCGGACGACGAGGCCGAGACGGCCGTCGCGACGGCGCTGGAGGCCGGGTACCGCAGCATCGACACAGCGGCGATCTACGGCAACGAGGAGGGCACCGGCAAGGCGATCGCCGCCTCCGGCCTGCCCCGCGAGGAGCTCTTCGTCACCACCAAGCTCTGGAACGACGACCAGGGCTACGACGCCACACTGCGCGCCTTCGAGACCTCCCTGGCCAAGCTCGGCCTGGAGTACGTGGACCTCTACCTGATCCACTGGCCGCTGCCGTCCCAGGACCGCTACGTCGACACCTACAAGGCGTTCGAGAAGCTGCACGCCGACGGCCTCATCCGGGCGATCGGCGTCTCGAACTTCCTGCCCGAGCACCTGGACCGCCTGATCGCCGAGACCTCCGTCGTCCCGGCCGTCAACCAGATCGAGCTCCACCCGCACCTGCAGCAGCGCGCCGTCCGCGAGTACCACGCCGGGCAGGGCATCGCCACCGAGGCGTGGTCGCCGCTCGGCCAGGGCAAGGGCCTGCTGGAGGTCCCGGCGATCGTGGCCATCGCCCGCAAGCACGACCGCACCCCGGCCCAGGTCGTGCTGCGCTGGCACATCCAGCTCGGCAACGTCGTCATCCCGAAGTCCGTGACGCCGTCGCGGATCAAGGAGAACATCGACGTGTTCGACTTCAGCCTGGACGACGAGGATCTCGCGGCGATCAGCGCTCTGAACGAGGACCGCCGCCTGGGCCCGGACCCGGCGACGTTCGGCAAGGACTGA
- a CDS encoding AMP-dependent synthetase/ligase, translated as MREFTSPPSALAPPVGGLADAVFQHALDDPLRVALGRKDDEGRWRDVTAAEFRDEVLALAKGLLAQGVRFGDRVAIMSRTRYEWTLFDFALWTIGAQVVPVYPTSSAEQCFWMLYDAEVTAALVEHEDHAMTVATVIDRLPHLRRLWQLDAGAVRELYDAGAHLDDEVVHRHRQAVTPDSVATVIYTSGTTGHPKGCVISHGNLMHQADTVIQRWEPVFRSKRGDEAATLLFLPLAHVFGRMVEVAAIRGRVRFGHQPQLNAAALLPDLAAFRPTFILAVPYIFEKVFHAARRKAEREGRAGAFDKAVDVAVRYAEAVEARAWGIGPGPSAALRVQHQLFDKLVYARVRDAMGGRVRHAMSGGSAMDRRLGLFFAGAGVQIYEGYGLTESTAAATANPPGRTRYGTVGQPIPGVTVHIADDGEIWLRGATVFQGYLNNPEATGAALNDGWLATGDLGFLDEDGYLTITGRKKEILVTSSGKSVSPGPLEERVRDHPLVGQCIVVGNDRPYVAALVTLDTEAVEHWLTMRNKPRLSPADLVRDADLEAEVRRAVVAANTLVSQAESIRTFRILAQPFTEEHGLLTPSLKLKRRAIEKAYADVVEALYRI; from the coding sequence TTGCGCGAGTTCACCAGCCCTCCGTCGGCTCTGGCGCCACCCGTGGGCGGTCTGGCCGACGCCGTCTTCCAGCACGCTCTCGACGACCCGCTGCGGGTCGCCCTCGGCCGCAAGGACGACGAGGGGCGGTGGCGGGACGTGACCGCCGCCGAGTTCCGGGACGAGGTGCTGGCCCTGGCCAAGGGGCTGCTGGCCCAGGGCGTCCGGTTCGGCGACCGGGTCGCGATCATGTCCCGCACCCGTTACGAGTGGACACTATTCGACTTCGCGCTGTGGACGATCGGCGCGCAGGTGGTGCCGGTGTATCCGACCTCCTCGGCGGAGCAGTGCTTCTGGATGCTGTACGACGCCGAGGTCACGGCGGCGCTCGTGGAGCACGAGGACCACGCGATGACGGTCGCCACCGTCATCGACCGGCTGCCGCATCTGAGGCGGCTGTGGCAACTGGACGCCGGGGCCGTACGGGAGCTGTACGACGCCGGAGCCCACCTGGACGACGAGGTGGTGCACCGGCACCGGCAGGCGGTCACGCCCGACTCGGTCGCCACCGTCATCTACACCTCCGGCACCACCGGGCACCCCAAGGGGTGTGTGATCTCGCACGGCAACCTCATGCACCAGGCGGACACGGTCATCCAGCGCTGGGAGCCGGTGTTCCGCTCCAAGAGGGGCGACGAGGCAGCGACCCTGCTCTTCCTGCCGCTCGCGCACGTCTTCGGGCGGATGGTGGAGGTCGCCGCGATCCGCGGCCGGGTCCGCTTCGGCCACCAGCCGCAGCTCAACGCGGCGGCGCTGCTGCCGGACCTCGCCGCCTTCCGGCCGACCTTCATCCTCGCCGTGCCGTACATCTTCGAGAAGGTGTTCCACGCGGCCCGGCGCAAGGCGGAGCGGGAGGGCAGGGCGGGGGCCTTCGACAAGGCGGTCGATGTCGCCGTGCGGTACGCGGAGGCGGTGGAGGCCAGGGCGTGGGGCATCGGTCCCGGCCCGTCGGCCGCGCTGCGCGTGCAGCACCAGCTCTTCGACAAGCTCGTCTACGCCCGGGTGCGGGACGCGATGGGCGGCCGGGTGCGCCACGCGATGTCGGGCGGTTCGGCCATGGACCGGCGGCTGGGGCTGTTCTTCGCCGGCGCGGGCGTGCAGATCTACGAGGGCTACGGCCTGACCGAGTCCACCGCCGCCGCGACCGCCAACCCGCCCGGCCGCACCCGCTACGGCACCGTCGGGCAGCCCATCCCGGGCGTCACGGTGCACATCGCCGACGACGGCGAGATCTGGCTGCGCGGGGCCACCGTCTTCCAGGGCTACCTGAACAACCCCGAGGCCACCGGCGCGGCCCTGAACGACGGCTGGCTGGCCACCGGCGACCTGGGCTTCCTCGACGAGGACGGCTACCTCACCATCACCGGCCGCAAGAAGGAGATCCTGGTCACCTCCAGCGGCAAGAGCGTCTCGCCGGGGCCGCTGGAGGAGCGGGTCCGGGACCATCCGCTGGTCGGTCAGTGCATCGTCGTCGGCAACGACCGCCCCTACGTCGCCGCCCTGGTCACCCTGGACACGGAGGCGGTCGAGCACTGGCTGACCATGCGCAACAAGCCCCGGCTGTCCCCGGCGGACCTGGTGCGCGACGCCGACCTGGAGGCGGAGGTGCGGCGCGCGGTCGTCGCCGCGAACACCCTGGTCTCGCAGGCCGAGTCGATCCGTACCTTCCGTATCCTGGCGCAGCCGTTCACCGAGGAGCACGGGCTGCTGACACCGTCGCTGAAGCTGAAGCGCAGAGCGATCGAGAAGGCGTACGCGGACGTGGTGGAGGCGCTGTACCGCATCTGA